The Synechococcus sp. HK05 region TGGCGGCAATTGCTATCGGCATGGGCGCCACCAAGGCCGACTTCGATCGCACCATGGCTCTGCATCCCACTGTGGCGGAGGAGTTCGTCACCATGCCGAACTAACCCGTGACCTCACGCACGATCCTGATCAGCGGCGCCAGCCGCGGCATCGGCCGGGCCATCGCCGAACGTCTGCTCGCCGATGGCCATCGCCTCAGCCTGGGGGTGCGCAACCCGGCGGCACTGCGGGGCACGGCCCTGGATCACCCCAACGTGCTGTTGCAGCCCTACAACGCCGAAGATCCCGCTGCGGCTGAAGCCTGGGTGGCGGCCAGCGTGAACCAGTTCGGCGCGATCGACACCCTCATCCACAGCGCCGGGGTGTTCTCGCGGGTGCCGCTGTTGTTCGAGAGCGGCCAGGAACGCGAGATCCAACAGCTGTGGGACGTGAACGTGATGGGTCCTTGGTGGCTCACCCGCGCCGCCTGGCCCCAGCTCGCCGCCCATGGCTCCGGGCGGATCGTGGTGCTGGTGTCGATGAGCGGCAAGCGCTCCAAGGGTCGCCTGGCTGGCTACACCGCCAGCAAATTCGCCCTGATGGGCCTCTGCCAGACCATGCGCAACGAGGGCTGGGAGCAGGGCATCCGCGTGACGGCGATCTGCCCCAGCTGGGTGAACACCGACATGGCCGCCGCCGTGAACGCGATGCCGAAGGAAGCGATGAGCCAACCGGGCGATATCGCCTCACTCACCGCCCAGCTGCTGGAGCTGCCCAACAGCTGCGTGCCCTTCGAGCTGGCGGTGAGCTGCAACCTGGAAACCTGATCAGCGTTAGCGCGGGGGAATGCCGTAGCGCTGGCGCAGCTCCTCCACGGGCACGGCCGCATCGGCGAACAGATCCCAGTCGCCGATCAGGTTGTGGTTCATCTGCAGACCGCGCTCCAATCCCTGGAACAGCACATCGGGATCGAGGTCGTTCTGATGGTCGCCGGTTTCGATCGGCACCACCGAGCGCCCCAACTGGAATTCCGCCAGCACCAACAGGATCGAGAAGAAGGGATCACTCTCCCGGCTCATCCCGGCCTGCAGACCAGCCACGCCACCCTCCTCGGCTGGGCTGGTGCCGTAACCACCCAGCACATGCATGCAGTCATGCCGGGCGATCGGCGGCGGCGGGCCGCCCGGTTCACCCGGCACCGAGAACCCGTTGGTGGTGATGAACTGGATGTAGGCATGTCCCAGTGTTCCCGCGGGCAATGTGCCGAGGGCGCGGTAGCGGGCAGCGAGGGCCGGATCGTTCTGCTTGAGCGCATAGCGGGCCAGCTGCATCGCCGCTTCCAGGCGACCCCGGCCCAGGAAATCACGCACCGCCCCGGCCAGGAAGCCGCGGCGGGCCATATCCAGCCGCACCAGCCCCATGCGCTCGTGCACGAGGTTGGCGTAGGTGTTCACCACCGCCTCACCAACTCCGAGTGCCGCCGCGGCCCGGCGCAGGTAGGCCAGGCGCTCCTCAGTGAGCTGGCCGTCCATCAGCGCCACCACGGTCATGCCGCGGAGGATGCGCTCACGCCAGATCGGATCGGTGATCTGCTCCGCGACGGCTTCGGGTGTGAGCGGCGTAAGGGTGTCGAGATCGATCTGGGGCTGATGGGCAAGGTGATCGCGAATGGCCTCGATCGTGCGGCGCTCCGCCGGATCAATCTCGGGGCCTCCGCCACAGGCTTGGGCTACACCCAGCAATCCCCCGAGAGCGCAGCGGGCGGTGGCTTCATCGGGCCGCAGAGAGGGATCGGTGATCGAGCCCATCGGCGCTGGAGCAACAGCAGGTGCCATCCACAAAAAAACCGCTCTGCCCGGTAGCTAGCCACGGGCGGTAGAGCGGTCAATGGAGATGGATCCCGGCGGGCTTAGTCGCGGAAACGAGCGGCGCTGAAGTCGTAGCGGCGGGTGAGTTGGAACACGGTGCCGCTGAGCAGCAGCAGGCTGATCAGGTTGGGGATCGCCATCAGGCCGTTAAGGATGTCGGCCACGGTCCACACCAGATCAAAACTGGCGACCGCACCGATCACCACCACCGCCACCCACACCAGGCGGAAGGGTTTGATCCCTTTCACGCCCACGAGAAACTCAAGGCAACGCTCGCTGTAGTAACCCCAGCCGAGGATCGTGGTGGCGGTGAAGAACACCGTGCCGAAGGTCACCAGCCAGGCGCCGCCGGGCAGACCCCAGTCGAACGCCGCCATGGTGAGTGCCACTCCCGTGGGGGTATCCACGCCTTCCATCGGCAACCAAGCGCCGCTGGTCACGATCACCAAGGCCGTCATCGTGCAGACGATGATCGTGTCGATGAAGGTGCCGAGCATGGCCACCGAACCCTGCAGCACAGGATCACCGGGTTTGGCCGCGGCCTGGGCAATGGGGGCCGTGCCCAGGCCGGCTTCGTTGGAGAACACACCGCGGGCAATGCCCTTCTGAATCATCACGCCGAGGGCGCCGCCGGCCAGGGCCTGAGCGCTGAAGGCGTCGTGGAGGATCAGCGAGAGGGCTGCCGGAATCTCCGCCATGTGCGACAACAGGATCGTGGCTGCACCACCCACGTAGATCACCGCCATAAACGGCACCACAGCGGAGGCCACACGGCCGATGCGCTCAATGCCGCCAATGATCACGGCGAAGGTGATCGCCGCAAACACAATCCCGGTGGCTAAAGGCGGAACGCCCAGAGAAATATTCAGGGCTTTGGCGAGCTCATGGGCCTGCACCCCGTTGCCGATGCCGAAACCAGCCAAGGTGCCAAACACGGCGAACAGCACCGCCAGCCAGTTCCATGCCGGGCCGAGGCCATTGCGGATCACGTACATCGGTCCGCCGACGTGTTCACCCAGCTCGTCAACCTCGCGGTGGTGCACAGCGAGGAGCGACTCGGCGTACTTGGTGGCCATGCCCACCAGGGCGATCAGCCACATCCAGAACACGGCTCCAGGGCCACCGACGCCAATGGCGCCGGCCACACCCGCCACGTTGCCGGTGCCGATCGTGGCCGCCAAGGCCGTCATCAACGACTGAAAGGCGCTGACGTCACCTTCACCGCCGGAGTGGCGGATCGAACGCAAGGTTTGCCGCACCGCAAAGCCGATGCGCCGCAGAGGCATCAACCGCAGCCCCAGCAAGAGATACAAGCCGGTGAGGCCAATCAACCAGAGGGTGATCGGCCCCCACACGACGCTATTGATTTGATCCAGCAGGTCTTTCAACGGGCCTCCCGCAGCCAAACTTGCGGGATCGTGTCACATCTGCAGCAACTCAGCTGTTGGGGCTGAGTGCTTCGAAACGGAACACCTGACGGCCGGCCGGTGTGTCACCGAAGGCCTCGGTCTCCACCACACGCTCACTCAGCACCCACGGACCTTCACCAGCGAGGGGCACGAACGTGTCGGTGAAGGTGCTCTTGCCACCGCGGGCGGCGCCGCTGGCGGGATCGGCGTATTGGCTGGTGTAGCTGTGGCTGAGGTAGCCACTGCCCGTGTCGGTGGTGCTTTCGGTGAAGATCGTCACCACGGTGCCGTGGATGTGGCGGTGCACCATCGTCACCACGTCGTTGTTGATGCGGTAACGATCGCCGGCGTTCTTGCCGCCCACGATCACCTCAGTGCCCACGGCATCGGTGTCACCGGCAGTGAAGGTGTTCTCACCGTGGGTCTGCTCGAAGCTGCGGCGCACGCGGTGGATGCACACCTCCCAGAGCTGGGAGGCAATCGCCTTGTGGATCTCTTCGTTGTCGATGCCTTCCACCTGGGCCTTCAGATCAGCGCCCACCTTGAAGGTGCCTTCCACCCGCTGGTCGCCCTGCTCCCACACGCAGCGGCCGCTGTAGCCAGCAAAGCCAGGCGCCCAGGTGTAGCGGTTCTCGTAGGCGGCGCGGAAGGCAGCGGTGCAATCGCTGCCGGCGGTGATCGCGGCGGGGCTGGGGGCGAGGGTCACGGCAATGTCAGGCACGGGGTTTTCAGGCTACGGGGTTGAGCTGGGCGCCTGCCTATGGAAGACATAGACCTGACGGTTCATCCCAGCCACCGGCGACTGGAACCCGATCCACGCAGCCCGAACATCCCGCACGCACTAGTGAAGTGAGGCGGCTACCCCCCTCAGCCGTGAATGTCCTGCAGTGCGTTCACCTGGAGCTGCTGGGCCTGGAGGGCGGCGATGCCTTCCACGGCGGCGCGGGCGCCGGCGAGGGTGGTCACGGTGGTGACGGCGTAGTCGATGGCGGCGCGGCGCAGGTATTTGTCGTCGTGGGCGGCCTGGCGACCCACCGGGGTGTTGATCACCAGTTGGATCTCACCGGATCGGATGGCGTCCTCGATGTTGGGGCGGCCTTCGTGCACCTTGAGCACCGGTTCCACCGTGAGGCCTGCCTCCGAGAGCCAGCGGGCCGTGCCCTCGGTGGCCACCAGCCGGAAACCGAGGGCCGCCAGGCGTTGGGCCACCGGCAGCAGAGCCGGCTTGTCGCGGTCGTGGGTGGAGAGGAACACCGTGCCGCTGGTGGGCAGAGCTTCGCTGGCGGCCAGCTCAGCCTTGGCATAGGCCAGGCCGAAACCGCTAGCGGTGCCCATCACCTCACCGGTGCTGCGCATCTCGGGGCCAAGCAAGGAATCGGCACCGGGGAAACGCTTGAACGGCAGCACCGCTTCCTTCACCGCCTGCAGCGGCGGCACGGGCTCGCTGGTGAGGCCGATCTGCTCGAGCGTTTTGCCCGACATGATCTGGCTGGCCACCTTCGCCAGGGGCACGCCGGTGGCTTTGGCCACGAACGGCACCGTGCGGGAAGCGCGCGGGTTGGCTTCGATGATGTACACGAGGCCATCCTTCACGGCGAACTGAAGGTTGATCAGACCGTTCACCTGCAGCGCCAAAGCCAGCGCTTCACTCCACTGGCGGATGGTGGCGAGCGCTTCCTGCTCGAGGCTCACGGCCGGCAGGGCACAGGCCGAGTCGCCGGAGTGCACACCGGCGGGTTCGATGTGCTCCATCAGGCCGCCGATCACCACGCGGCCGGTGGCATCGCAGAGGGCATCGACATCCACCTCGGTGGCGTTCTCCAGGTACTGATCAATCAGCACCGGGTGGTCGGGCTCCACGTTCACCGCCTCCACCATGTAGCGGTTGAGTTCCTCCTCGCCGTACACCACCTCCATGGCGCGGCCGCCCAGCACATAGCTGGGGCGCACCACCACCGGGTAGCCCACGCGATCAGCAACGGCGCGGGCCTCGGCTTCGCTGCGGGCCAGGCCATTGCGGGGCTGGCGGATATCGAGCTTGCGCAGGATCGCCTCGAACTGCTCGCGATCTTCCGCGGTGTCGATCGATTCGGGGGAGGTGCCCCAGATGCGGGTGCCGGTGGTTTGGCCCGCCGGCGAGGCGAGCCAACGCAGCAGCGGGATCGCCAGCTTCAGGGGTGTCTGGCCGCCAAACTGCACGATCACGCCTTCGGGCTTCTCGGCCTCGATCACGTTGAGCACGTCTTCGAAGGTGAGCGGCTCGAAATAGAGGCGATCGGAGGTGTCGTAGTCGGTCGACACCGTTTCGGGGTTGGAGTTCACCATCACCGTGGCGAAGCCCTCGGCCTGCAGCGCAAACGAGGCATGCACGCAGCAGTAGTCGAACTCGATGCCCTGGCCGATGCGGTTGGGGCCGCCGCCGAGGATCATCACCTTGCGGCGGGTTTCGGGCTGCACCTCGCTTTCGGGGGCAATCAGCTCGAGCGTGCCGTCCTCGCGCAGGCGCTCCAGCGGCCGCTCATAGGTGGCGTAGTGATACGGCGTGGTGGAGGCGAATTCCGCAGCGCAGGTGTCCACGGTTTTGAACACCGCATTCACCCCCAGGCGCTGCCGCTGCTCCCGCACCGCGAGCTCCTGGGCTCCAGTGGCCCAGGCGATCTGACGGTCGGAGAAGCCCAACTGCTTGAGGGCGAGCAGCGCCTCCGCATCGAGATCCTCCAGGCGCGAGCCCTTCAGCCAACGCTGTTCCGCTTCGATGATTCGGCGCAGCTTGGCCAGGAACCAGGGATCGATCGAGGAAATCCGGTGAATGTCGGCGTCGCTGTAGCCGTTCACCATCGCGGTGCGCACCGCAAAGATGCGATCAGGCGACGGCGTGCGCAGGGTGCGGTCGAGCTCGGAGCGCTCAGGGGTGGGATCAGGCCGGTCGCAGCCCCAGCCGGCATGCCCCGTTTCAAGCGAGCGGATCGCCTTCTGGAACGACTCCTCGAAGTTGCGGCCAATCGCCATCGCCTCACCCACCGACTTCATCGCCGTGGTGAGCACCGCCGGGCTGCCGCGGAACTTCTCGAAGGCGAAGCGCGGCACCTTGGTGACCACGTAATCAATGGTGGGCTCGAAGCAGGCCGGCGTCTTGCCGGTGATGTCGTTGAGGATTTCGTCGAGGGTGTAGCCCACCGCCAGACGGGCGGCGATCTTGGCGATCGGGAAGCCGGTGGCCTTTGAAGCCAGGGCCGAACTGCGCGAGACGCGCGGATTCATCTCGATCACAATCACATCGCCGTTGGCGGGATTGATCGCGAACTGGATGTTGCTGCCGCCAGTGTCGACACCGATCTCGCGGATGATCGCGATCGCCTGATCGCGCAGGCGCTGGTATTCGCGGTCGGTGAGGGTCTGGGCCGGGGCCACGGTGATCGAGTCACCGGTGTGCACGCCCATCGGGTCGAGGTTCTCGATCGAGCAGACGATCACCACGTTGTCGGCGGTGTCGCGCATCACCTCGAGCTCGAACTCCTTCCAGCCGAGCAGCGATTGCTCGATCAGGATCTGATTCACCGGGCTGGCATCGAGGCCGCTCAGGCAGATCG contains the following coding sequences:
- a CDS encoding SDR family NAD(P)-dependent oxidoreductase, with the protein product MTSRTILISGASRGIGRAIAERLLADGHRLSLGVRNPAALRGTALDHPNVLLQPYNAEDPAAAEAWVAASVNQFGAIDTLIHSAGVFSRVPLLFESGQEREIQQLWDVNVMGPWWLTRAAWPQLAAHGSGRIVVLVSMSGKRSKGRLAGYTASKFALMGLCQTMRNEGWEQGIRVTAICPSWVNTDMAAAVNAMPKEAMSQPGDIASLTAQLLELPNSCVPFELAVSCNLET
- a CDS encoding sodium:alanine symporter family protein gives rise to the protein MKDLLDQINSVVWGPITLWLIGLTGLYLLLGLRLMPLRRIGFAVRQTLRSIRHSGGEGDVSAFQSLMTALAATIGTGNVAGVAGAIGVGGPGAVFWMWLIALVGMATKYAESLLAVHHREVDELGEHVGGPMYVIRNGLGPAWNWLAVLFAVFGTLAGFGIGNGVQAHELAKALNISLGVPPLATGIVFAAITFAVIIGGIERIGRVASAVVPFMAVIYVGGAATILLSHMAEIPAALSLILHDAFSAQALAGGALGVMIQKGIARGVFSNEAGLGTAPIAQAAAKPGDPVLQGSVAMLGTFIDTIIVCTMTALVIVTSGAWLPMEGVDTPTGVALTMAAFDWGLPGGAWLVTFGTVFFTATTILGWGYYSERCLEFLVGVKGIKPFRLVWVAVVVIGAVASFDLVWTVADILNGLMAIPNLISLLLLSGTVFQLTRRYDFSAARFRD
- a CDS encoding DUF3386 domain-containing protein, which encodes MTLAPSPAAITAGSDCTAAFRAAYENRYTWAPGFAGYSGRCVWEQGDQRVEGTFKVGADLKAQVEGIDNEEIHKAIASQLWEVCIHRVRRSFEQTHGENTFTAGDTDAVGTEVIVGGKNAGDRYRINNDVVTMVHRHIHGTVVTIFTESTTDTGSGYLSHSYTSQYADPASGAARGGKSTFTDTFVPLAGEGPWVLSERVVETEAFGDTPAGRQVFRFEALSPNS
- the carB gene encoding carbamoyl-phosphate synthase large subunit; its protein translation is MPRRTDLRRILLLGSGPIVIGQACEFDYSGTQACKALRAEGFEVVLVNSNPASIMTDPDMADRTYIEPLTPDVVRRVIEQERPDALLPTMGGQTALNLAVALAKDGTLEKYGVELIGANLQAIEKAEDRDLFKQAMERIGVAVCPSGIATTLEEAEAVGEQIGSYPRIIRPAFTLGGSGGGIAYNPEEFRAICLSGLDASPVNQILIEQSLLGWKEFELEVMRDTADNVVIVCSIENLDPMGVHTGDSITVAPAQTLTDREYQRLRDQAIAIIREIGVDTGGSNIQFAINPANGDVIVIEMNPRVSRSSALASKATGFPIAKIAARLAVGYTLDEILNDITGKTPACFEPTIDYVVTKVPRFAFEKFRGSPAVLTTAMKSVGEAMAIGRNFEESFQKAIRSLETGHAGWGCDRPDPTPERSELDRTLRTPSPDRIFAVRTAMVNGYSDADIHRISSIDPWFLAKLRRIIEAEQRWLKGSRLEDLDAEALLALKQLGFSDRQIAWATGAQELAVREQRQRLGVNAVFKTVDTCAAEFASTTPYHYATYERPLERLREDGTLELIAPESEVQPETRRKVMILGGGPNRIGQGIEFDYCCVHASFALQAEGFATVMVNSNPETVSTDYDTSDRLYFEPLTFEDVLNVIEAEKPEGVIVQFGGQTPLKLAIPLLRWLASPAGQTTGTRIWGTSPESIDTAEDREQFEAILRKLDIRQPRNGLARSEAEARAVADRVGYPVVVRPSYVLGGRAMEVVYGEEELNRYMVEAVNVEPDHPVLIDQYLENATEVDVDALCDATGRVVIGGLMEHIEPAGVHSGDSACALPAVSLEQEALATIRQWSEALALALQVNGLINLQFAVKDGLVYIIEANPRASRTVPFVAKATGVPLAKVASQIMSGKTLEQIGLTSEPVPPLQAVKEAVLPFKRFPGADSLLGPEMRSTGEVMGTASGFGLAYAKAELAASEALPTSGTVFLSTHDRDKPALLPVAQRLAALGFRLVATEGTARWLSEAGLTVEPVLKVHEGRPNIEDAIRSGEIQLVINTPVGRQAAHDDKYLRRAAIDYAVTTVTTLAGARAAVEGIAALQAQQLQVNALQDIHG